A stretch of Anaeromyxobacter dehalogenans 2CP-1 DNA encodes these proteins:
- a CDS encoding DUF481 domain-containing protein, producing the protein MKLTPWAALLAPALAVADAPAKPGPEWSGVVGAGVIVLTGNAETTTMNGAASAQREAGGWILAGKATGVYGRTRPASRDEPAQTVALGATGQLRADRKVAEHVTVFALGGAETDHVASLEYRAYGEGGAGWLWLDRKPDAGGELFLRTDLGVRYTYDARWQYYATDVAPEGDLPDVEAVAPRAGLAFRYGFSEQVKLVQEAEVLANVTDGERWQVRSLTKLTSRLFEAVSFGVSYQVAYDSAPAPGKVRTDTALGATLEVGF; encoded by the coding sequence ATGAAGCTGACACCGTGGGCGGCGCTGCTCGCGCCGGCGCTGGCCGTCGCGGACGCGCCGGCGAAGCCGGGGCCGGAGTGGTCGGGCGTGGTGGGCGCGGGGGTGATCGTCCTCACCGGCAACGCCGAGACCACCACCATGAACGGCGCCGCCAGCGCGCAGCGCGAGGCGGGCGGGTGGATCCTGGCCGGGAAGGCGACCGGCGTGTACGGGCGGACGCGCCCGGCCAGCCGCGACGAGCCGGCGCAGACCGTGGCGCTCGGCGCCACCGGCCAGCTCCGGGCCGACCGCAAGGTGGCCGAGCACGTCACCGTCTTCGCGCTGGGCGGCGCGGAAACCGACCACGTGGCCAGCCTGGAGTACCGGGCGTACGGCGAGGGCGGCGCCGGCTGGCTGTGGCTGGACCGGAAGCCGGACGCCGGGGGCGAGCTGTTCCTCCGCACCGACCTCGGCGTGCGCTACACCTACGACGCGCGCTGGCAGTACTACGCGACGGACGTCGCGCCCGAGGGCGACCTGCCCGACGTCGAGGCGGTGGCGCCGCGCGCCGGCCTCGCGTTCCGCTACGGCTTCTCCGAGCAGGTGAAGCTGGTGCAGGAGGCCGAGGTGCTCGCGAACGTCACGGACGGCGAGCGCTGGCAGGTGCGGTCGCTCACGAAGCTCACCAGCCGCCTGTTCGAGGCGGTGAGCTTCGGCGTGTCGTACCAGGTGGCCTACGACTCGGCGCCGGCGCCGGGCAAGGTGCGCACCGACACCGCGCTGGGCGCCACGCTCGAGGTCGGGTTCTGA
- a CDS encoding methyl-accepting chemotaxis protein: MERKFRYDWYGALAGVGLPLVATVIEALTHLGSLAPGALLRAHLGQPLLWIMDTTPFVLGGLGRVIVRQHEELVRQSDELVLRSREIVRLEQGRRESFERTASELAHAAQALLADVRDITRTTTETAASVRATTTAINQLSQTASSAALTAEAVIGLALRSERAGEEGLRQAEAPGVELRGLVEEVRGLSATLHESARAAREIARVAQQQEGGIELALKAMNQIALATDETVTSTQHVAREARELEALAASLRAATRG; this comes from the coding sequence ATGGAGCGGAAGTTCCGGTACGACTGGTACGGTGCGCTGGCGGGCGTGGGCCTGCCGCTGGTCGCCACGGTGATCGAGGCGCTGACGCACCTGGGGAGCCTGGCGCCGGGGGCGCTGCTGCGGGCGCACCTCGGGCAGCCGCTCCTGTGGATCATGGACACCACCCCGTTCGTGCTCGGCGGCCTCGGACGGGTGATCGTCCGCCAGCACGAGGAGCTGGTCCGGCAGAGCGACGAGCTGGTGCTCCGGAGCCGCGAGATCGTGCGGCTCGAGCAGGGGCGCCGCGAGAGCTTCGAGCGGACCGCGTCGGAGCTGGCCCACGCCGCGCAGGCGCTGCTGGCCGACGTCCGGGACATCACGCGCACCACCACCGAGACCGCGGCGTCGGTCCGCGCCACCACCACCGCCATCAACCAGCTCTCGCAGACCGCCTCCTCGGCGGCGCTCACCGCCGAGGCCGTGATCGGCCTGGCGCTGCGCTCGGAGCGCGCCGGCGAGGAGGGGCTGCGGCAGGCGGAGGCGCCGGGCGTCGAGCTGCGCGGGCTCGTCGAGGAGGTGCGCGGGCTCTCCGCCACGCTGCACGAGTCGGCGCGCGCGGCCCGGGAGATCGCGCGGGTGGCGCAGCAGCAGGAGGGCGGCATCGAGCTGGCCCTCAAGGCCATGAACCAGATCGCGCTCGCGACGGACGAGACCGTGACGTCCACGCAGCACGTGGCGCGCGAGGCGCGCGAGCTGGAGGCGCTGGCCGCGTCGCTGCGGGCCGCCACCCGCGGCTAG
- a CDS encoding putative Na+/H+ antiporter produces MNLPAVLAALAATATPPAGAPFPPPLDSYTGEAGLSLWGVLLHRAQAEPLNAVATALFLLAIVHTFLAPRFLAASHRLRERVEAAQGPGAHSGKVEVLHFLGEVEAVFGIWVLPLMIAITVAKGSRTAEAFLGGVNFTEPLFVVVVMALSSTRPVLSFAEALMGRVAQLGGGTPFAWWLSTLTLGPLLGSLITEPAAMIICALLLGRRVLDLDPTRWLRYATLGLLFVNVSVGGTLTHFAAPPVLMVAGRFGWDTPHMLANFGWKAAVAIAVSNLLYAAVFRKDLQALAGRAEAQAAARDAGARPDEPAPRSPAWIVVAHLLLLALVVKAAHTPPVFVGLFLFFMAFHTATAPHQQPLDLRAPILVGFFLAGLVVHGALQQWWIAPVLGRLDPLSLLFGAAGLTAFNDNAAITYLASLVPTFDAAARYAVVAGAVAGGGLTVIANAPNPAGQAALARYFPDGVKPASLAAAALAPTAVVLACFLWL; encoded by the coding sequence GTGAACCTGCCCGCCGTCCTCGCCGCGCTCGCGGCCACCGCCACCCCGCCGGCCGGGGCCCCCTTCCCGCCGCCGCTGGACAGCTACACGGGCGAGGCGGGGCTGTCGCTGTGGGGGGTGCTCCTCCACCGCGCGCAGGCCGAGCCGCTCAACGCGGTCGCGACGGCGCTGTTCCTGCTCGCCATCGTCCACACGTTCCTCGCCCCGCGGTTCCTCGCCGCCTCGCACCGGCTGCGCGAGCGGGTGGAGGCGGCCCAGGGTCCCGGCGCGCACAGCGGCAAGGTGGAGGTGCTCCACTTCCTCGGCGAGGTCGAGGCGGTGTTCGGGATCTGGGTGCTGCCGCTCATGATCGCCATCACCGTCGCGAAAGGCTCGAGGACGGCCGAGGCGTTCCTCGGCGGCGTGAACTTCACCGAGCCGCTGTTCGTGGTGGTGGTGATGGCCCTCTCCTCCACCCGGCCGGTGCTGTCGTTCGCCGAGGCGCTGATGGGACGGGTCGCGCAGCTCGGGGGCGGGACCCCGTTCGCGTGGTGGCTCTCGACGCTGACGCTGGGCCCGCTGCTCGGCTCGCTCATCACCGAGCCCGCCGCCATGATCATCTGCGCGCTCCTGCTCGGCCGGCGCGTGCTCGACCTCGATCCCACCCGCTGGCTCCGCTACGCCACGCTGGGCCTGCTGTTCGTGAACGTCTCGGTGGGCGGGACGCTGACGCACTTCGCCGCGCCGCCGGTGCTGATGGTCGCGGGCCGCTTCGGCTGGGACACGCCGCACATGCTCGCGAACTTCGGCTGGAAGGCGGCGGTCGCCATCGCCGTCTCGAACCTGCTCTACGCGGCGGTGTTCCGGAAGGACCTGCAGGCGCTCGCGGGCCGCGCCGAGGCCCAGGCCGCCGCGCGCGACGCGGGGGCGCGGCCGGACGAGCCCGCCCCGCGATCGCCGGCCTGGATCGTGGTGGCGCACCTCCTGCTGCTCGCGCTGGTCGTGAAGGCGGCGCACACGCCGCCGGTGTTCGTGGGGCTGTTCCTGTTCTTCATGGCGTTCCACACCGCCACCGCCCCGCACCAGCAGCCGCTCGACCTGCGCGCGCCCATCCTGGTCGGCTTCTTCCTGGCCGGCCTGGTGGTGCACGGGGCGCTGCAGCAGTGGTGGATCGCGCCGGTGCTGGGGCGCCTCGACCCGCTCTCGCTGCTGTTCGGCGCGGCCGGCCTGACCGCGTTCAACGACAACGCCGCCATCACCTACCTGGCCTCGCTGGTGCCGACGTTCGACGCGGCGGCGCGCTACGCGGTGGTGGCCGGCGCGGTGGCGGGCGGCGGCCTCACCGTGATCGCGAACGCGCCCAACCCCGCCGGCCAGGCCGCGCTGGCGCGCTACTTCCCGGACGGCGTGAAGCCCGCGTCGCTCGCGGCCGCGGCGCTCGCGCCCACCGCCGTCGTGCTGGCCTGCTTTCTGTGGCTCTAG
- a CDS encoding DUF488 family protein has product MTSRGSAGSADAPRRRAAPGWGGLRVLALGHSTRPIEAFLELLRSVGAVTVADIRTIPRSRANPQYEGPALRAALAAAGIGYAHLPRLGGLRHARRDSPNGAWRNASFRGYADHMGTPEFEEGLLELRELARRGPVALVCAEAVPWRCHRSLVADALLARGVVVEHVTGPGRTRPHRLTPFARVEGRRVTYPADGPAAAAP; this is encoded by the coding sequence GTGACCTCACGGGGATCGGCCGGGTCGGCGGACGCGCCGCGCCGCAGGGCGGCGCCGGGCTGGGGCGGGCTTCGCGTGCTCGCGCTCGGGCACTCCACCCGGCCCATCGAGGCGTTCCTCGAGCTGCTGCGCTCGGTCGGCGCCGTCACGGTGGCCGACATCCGGACCATCCCGCGCTCGCGCGCGAACCCGCAGTACGAGGGGCCCGCGCTCCGGGCCGCGCTCGCGGCGGCCGGGATCGGCTACGCGCACCTCCCGCGGCTCGGCGGCCTGCGCCACGCGCGGCGCGACTCGCCGAACGGCGCGTGGCGCAACGCCAGCTTCCGCGGCTACGCGGATCACATGGGCACGCCGGAGTTCGAGGAGGGGCTGCTGGAGCTGCGCGAGCTGGCGCGCCGCGGGCCGGTGGCGCTGGTCTGCGCCGAGGCGGTGCCCTGGCGCTGCCACCGCTCGCTGGTGGCCGACGCGCTCCTGGCGCGCGGCGTGGTGGTGGAGCACGTCACCGGCCCCGGGCGGACGCGCCCGCACCGGCTCACGCCGTTCGCGCGGGTGGAGGGGCGGCGCGTCACGTACCCTGCGGACGGGCCCGCCGCTGCCGCACCGTGA
- a CDS encoding ABC transporter ATP-binding protein, producing MAEPVATATVELSGVRKDYVAGSVVTPVLHGVDLEVGAGEFTALMGPSGSGKSTLLNLIGLLDRPTGGRVRVAGLDTAALDDDAMARTRGRTIGFVFQFHHLLPAFTALENVMIPMMAARGRAAPDMAECGEHLLRQVGLGAVLHRRATQLSGGQQQRVAIARALAMAPRLVLADEPTGNLDTHAADEVFALLREFNRRAGITFLIVTHDPRLADRCDRIIELVDGRIVADGPHRRSGA from the coding sequence ATGGCTGAGCCGGTGGCCACGGCGACGGTGGAGCTCTCCGGCGTCCGCAAGGACTACGTGGCCGGCTCGGTGGTCACGCCGGTGCTGCACGGCGTGGACCTCGAGGTGGGCGCGGGGGAGTTCACCGCGCTCATGGGCCCGTCCGGCTCCGGGAAGTCCACGCTGCTCAACCTCATCGGGCTGCTCGACCGTCCCACCGGCGGCCGGGTGCGGGTGGCGGGCCTCGACACCGCCGCGCTCGACGACGACGCCATGGCGCGCACGCGCGGGCGCACCATCGGGTTCGTGTTCCAGTTCCACCACCTGCTGCCCGCGTTCACCGCCCTCGAGAACGTCATGATCCCGATGATGGCGGCGCGCGGGCGGGCGGCCCCGGACATGGCCGAGTGCGGGGAGCACCTGCTCCGGCAGGTGGGCCTCGGCGCGGTGCTGCACCGCCGCGCCACCCAGCTCTCCGGCGGCCAGCAGCAGCGGGTCGCGATCGCCCGCGCCCTGGCGATGGCGCCGCGGCTGGTGCTGGCCGACGAGCCCACCGGCAACCTCGACACCCACGCCGCGGACGAGGTGTTCGCGCTGCTGCGCGAGTTCAACCGCAGGGCCGGCATCACCTTCCTGATCGTGACGCACGACCCGCGGCTCGCCGACCGCTGCGATCGCATCATCGAGCTGGTGGACGGGCGCATCGTGGCCGACGGGCCCCACCGGAGGAGCGGAGCATGA
- a CDS encoding DEAD/DEAH box helicase, producing MSTPSPTPASGPEPLRAPLAALLPPEGAPPLAPDAVLDRFVSWVASTGLELYPHQEEGILALLDGNHLVLSTPTGSGKSLVATFLHFQAMAAGQRSFYTCPIKALVNEKFFDLCRLFGPENVGMMTGDGAVNRDAPIVCCTAEILMNLAVREAESSVDAVVMDEFHYYGDRERGVAWQVPLLVLERARFLLMSATLGDTRAIEASLREVTGREVAAVRNAARPVPLEHEWRETPLHETIEELVSSSRAPIYLVNFTQRAAAEQAQNLMSANFSSKEEKARIAEALAGARFDSPYGKDLQRFLRHGIGLHHAGLLPRYRLLVEKLAQGGLLKVVSGTDTLGMGVNIPIRTVLFTQLCKFDGTKTAILTSRDFHQISGRAGRKGFDERGYVVAQAPEHVVENKKLAEKAAAGKKVVKKQPPTKGYVHFDRNTFQRLQEKEPEPLESRFEPTFGLLVNLLQSETTRRGGGYGRLVEIIARSHGNDYVRARHRRAAAQRFRTLRAAGLVEVRRIEGYRGAYLRPAPGLQRDFSLFHTLALYLLDTLPAIPRERETYALDVLSMVESILEDPDVILWKQLDRARGEAVAEMKARGMEYDERMAELEKVEYPKPNRDFVYATFNEFAAKHPWVGAENIRPKSVAREMVERFMTFADYVREYELQRSEGVVLRYLSETYKTLVQTVPETYRDDALLDVIAFLRATVRGVDSSLIDEWERMRDPSYQAVAVDARAAVAGTLGPPPVWADPRAFAARIRNELHALLVALARKDHAGAVAALAPGAEWTPATLEAAMAPYWEAHPRIDVTPAARRPHNTFVKELAPRRWEAVQRIVDEAGEVDWAVTCEIDLTDPPRDPDQPLLALVRVGT from the coding sequence ATGTCCACGCCCAGCCCCACGCCCGCGTCCGGCCCCGAGCCCCTGCGCGCCCCGCTCGCCGCGCTGCTCCCGCCCGAGGGCGCGCCGCCGCTCGCGCCCGACGCGGTGCTCGATCGTTTCGTGTCCTGGGTCGCATCCACCGGGCTCGAGCTCTACCCGCACCAGGAGGAGGGGATCCTGGCGCTCCTGGACGGCAACCACCTGGTGCTCTCGACCCCCACCGGCTCGGGCAAGTCGCTGGTGGCGACGTTCCTCCACTTCCAGGCCATGGCCGCCGGGCAGCGATCCTTCTACACCTGCCCGATCAAGGCGCTCGTCAACGAGAAGTTCTTCGACCTGTGCCGGCTGTTCGGCCCCGAGAACGTGGGCATGATGACCGGCGACGGCGCGGTGAACCGCGACGCGCCCATCGTCTGCTGCACCGCCGAGATCCTGATGAACCTGGCGGTCCGCGAGGCGGAGTCGTCGGTGGACGCGGTGGTGATGGACGAGTTCCACTACTACGGCGACCGCGAGCGCGGCGTGGCCTGGCAGGTGCCGCTGCTGGTGCTGGAGCGGGCCCGCTTCCTGCTCATGTCCGCCACGCTCGGCGACACGCGCGCCATCGAGGCCTCGCTGCGCGAGGTGACGGGCCGGGAGGTGGCCGCGGTCCGGAACGCGGCGCGGCCGGTGCCGCTCGAGCACGAGTGGCGCGAGACGCCGCTGCACGAGACCATCGAGGAGCTGGTCTCGTCCAGCCGGGCCCCCATCTACCTCGTGAACTTCACCCAGCGCGCCGCCGCCGAGCAGGCGCAGAACCTCATGAGCGCGAACTTCTCCTCGAAGGAGGAGAAGGCGCGCATCGCCGAGGCGCTGGCCGGGGCCCGCTTCGACTCGCCCTACGGCAAGGACCTGCAGCGCTTCCTGCGCCATGGGATCGGGCTGCACCACGCCGGCCTGCTCCCCCGGTACCGGCTGCTCGTCGAGAAGCTCGCGCAGGGCGGGCTGCTGAAGGTGGTCTCCGGGACCGACACGCTGGGCATGGGCGTCAACATCCCCATACGCACCGTGCTCTTCACCCAGCTCTGCAAGTTCGACGGCACGAAGACCGCCATCCTGACCTCGCGCGACTTCCACCAGATCTCCGGGCGCGCCGGCCGGAAGGGCTTCGACGAGCGCGGCTACGTGGTGGCGCAGGCCCCCGAGCACGTGGTCGAGAACAAGAAGCTCGCGGAGAAGGCCGCGGCGGGGAAGAAGGTGGTCAAGAAGCAGCCGCCCACCAAGGGCTACGTGCACTTCGACCGGAACACGTTCCAGCGGCTGCAGGAGAAGGAGCCCGAGCCGCTGGAGAGCCGGTTCGAGCCGACGTTCGGCCTGCTCGTGAACCTGCTGCAGAGCGAGACCACGCGGCGGGGCGGCGGCTACGGGCGGCTCGTCGAGATCATCGCCCGCTCCCACGGCAACGACTACGTGCGCGCGCGCCACCGGCGCGCCGCGGCCCAGCGCTTCCGGACGCTCCGCGCGGCGGGCCTGGTCGAGGTGCGGCGGATCGAGGGCTATCGCGGCGCCTACCTGCGCCCCGCCCCCGGCCTGCAGCGCGACTTCTCGCTGTTCCACACGCTCGCGCTGTACCTGCTCGACACGCTGCCCGCCATCCCGCGCGAGCGCGAGACCTACGCGCTCGACGTCCTCTCGATGGTGGAGTCGATCCTGGAGGACCCGGACGTCATCCTCTGGAAGCAGCTCGACCGCGCCCGCGGCGAGGCCGTCGCCGAGATGAAGGCGCGCGGCATGGAGTACGACGAGCGCATGGCCGAGCTGGAGAAGGTCGAGTACCCGAAGCCGAACCGCGACTTCGTCTACGCCACCTTCAACGAGTTCGCCGCGAAGCACCCGTGGGTCGGCGCCGAGAACATCCGCCCGAAGTCGGTGGCGCGCGAGATGGTCGAGCGGTTCATGACGTTCGCGGACTACGTGCGCGAGTACGAGCTGCAGCGCTCCGAGGGCGTGGTGCTGCGCTACCTCTCGGAGACGTACAAGACGCTGGTCCAGACCGTCCCCGAGACCTACCGCGACGACGCGCTCCTCGACGTGATCGCGTTCCTGCGCGCGACCGTCCGCGGGGTGGACTCCTCGCTCATCGACGAGTGGGAGCGCATGCGCGACCCGTCGTACCAGGCCGTGGCGGTGGACGCCCGCGCGGCCGTGGCCGGCACGCTCGGTCCGCCGCCGGTCTGGGCCGACCCGCGCGCGTTCGCGGCCCGGATCCGCAACGAGCTGCACGCGCTGCTCGTGGCGCTCGCGCGGAAGGACCACGCCGGGGCGGTGGCGGCGCTCGCGCCCGGCGCGGAGTGGACGCCGGCCACGCTGGAGGCGGCCATGGCGCCCTACTGGGAGGCGCACCCGCGCATCGACGTGACCCCCGCCGCGCGCCGGCCGCACAACACCTTCGTGAAGGAGCTGGCGCCGCGGCGGTGGGAGGCGGTGCAGCGGATCGTGGACGAGGCCGGCGAGGTGGACTGGGCCGTCACCTGCGAGATCGACCTCACCGACCCGCCCCGCGACCCCGACCAGCCGCTGCTCGCGCTGGTCCGCGTCGGCACCTGA
- a CDS encoding ABC transporter permease has protein sequence MPFELFVALRFLREGRAQTALVLGGATVGVGVIVFLTALIGGLQATLVEQTLGSQAHVVLRRPERVPKALPPGPGEALAALVEKIPERDRSVEQWPEVLAVVRGAPGVVSATPTAAGSAFASRAGVSRAVALRGVEPGSFDGVIQMSRRMKAGAFRVGGEEAVIGAVLADELGLAVGDKLRITSAESRSDLFTVAGIFDLGSRDVNQRWVLVSLRAAQTLLDLQGGITGIELKVRDPFAAERVARSLAARTGLLAESWMQLNQQLLTALRSQSASSLLIQSFVVLAVALGIASVLGISVIQRSREIGILKATGTTTGTVLRIFLIEGALVGGAGSILGALLGTAMSLAFATLVRNPYGEALFPVELTPGLFLLASAVAVGTGLVAAAYPARRAAKLDPAVVIRYG, from the coding sequence GTGCCCTTTGAGCTGTTCGTCGCGCTGCGGTTCCTGCGCGAGGGCCGCGCCCAGACCGCGCTGGTGCTGGGCGGCGCCACGGTGGGCGTGGGGGTGATCGTCTTCCTGACCGCGCTCATCGGCGGGCTCCAGGCGACGCTCGTGGAGCAGACGCTCGGGTCGCAGGCGCACGTGGTGCTGCGCCGGCCCGAGCGCGTCCCGAAGGCGCTGCCGCCCGGGCCGGGCGAGGCGCTGGCCGCCCTGGTGGAGAAGATCCCGGAGCGCGATCGCTCGGTGGAGCAGTGGCCGGAGGTGCTCGCGGTGGTCCGGGGCGCGCCGGGCGTGGTCTCGGCCACGCCGACCGCGGCGGGCTCGGCGTTCGCGAGCCGGGCCGGGGTGTCGCGCGCGGTGGCGCTGCGCGGGGTCGAGCCCGGGAGCTTCGACGGCGTGATCCAGATGTCGCGGCGCATGAAGGCGGGCGCGTTCCGGGTCGGCGGCGAGGAGGCGGTGATCGGGGCGGTGCTCGCGGACGAGCTGGGGCTCGCGGTGGGCGACAAGCTCCGGATCACCAGCGCCGAGTCGCGCTCCGACCTGTTCACCGTGGCCGGCATCTTCGACCTGGGCAGCCGGGACGTGAACCAGCGGTGGGTGCTGGTCTCGCTGCGCGCGGCGCAGACGCTGCTCGATCTCCAGGGTGGCATCACCGGGATCGAGCTGAAGGTGCGGGACCCGTTCGCCGCCGAGCGCGTGGCGCGGTCGCTCGCGGCGCGGACCGGCCTGCTGGCCGAGAGCTGGATGCAGCTGAACCAGCAGCTCCTCACGGCGCTGCGCTCCCAGAGCGCCTCCTCCCTGCTCATCCAGTCCTTCGTGGTGCTGGCGGTGGCGCTCGGGATCGCGAGCGTGCTGGGCATCTCGGTGATCCAGCGGTCGCGCGAGATCGGCATCCTGAAGGCCACCGGCACCACCACCGGCACCGTGCTCCGCATCTTCCTCATCGAGGGCGCGCTGGTCGGCGGGGCCGGCTCGATCCTCGGCGCGCTGCTCGGCACGGCCATGTCGCTCGCGTTCGCGACGCTGGTGCGGAACCCCTACGGCGAGGCGCTGTTCCCGGTGGAGCTGACCCCGGGGCTGTTCCTGCTGGCGTCGGCGGTCGCGGTCGGGACCGGCCTGGTGGCCGCCGCCTACCCGGCGCGGCGCGCGGCGAAGCTCGACCCGGCGGTGGTGATCCGGTATGGCTGA
- a CDS encoding efflux RND transporter periplasmic adaptor subunit — MDAPASPRRAIARLLRSRAGRAAAGLALALAAVAAVRAARGPAAPGWAVERRPLVQRVVASGRVMAPARIQVGAVATGKVAAVRVDEGDAVRAGDLLVQLDDAEARAALSQARAQVLQAAARLEQSRGPAARGASEALRQAELRVELAERARERARSLSDAGSASVAQLDDAEQALALARSARESALAQAAAAGGGGPDQRLAEAALAAARGAEEVARARLEDRQLRAPAAATVILRDVEPGDTVTAGARLLVLARTGETRLSVEPDEKNLALLRQGQPARAVADAFPDAPFDAAVSFLAPSVDPARGTVEVRLAVPAPPPFLRPDMTVSVNVEVGRKADALVLPADAVRDAGGSPWVLAVRGGRAERRAVRLGLRGDALVEIAGGLAAGDEVLAPSAAVAEGSRVRVRRLPGPELGRAL, encoded by the coding sequence ATGGACGCCCCCGCGAGCCCGCGCCGCGCCATCGCGCGCCTGCTCCGGTCCCGCGCCGGGCGGGCCGCCGCCGGGCTCGCGCTGGCGCTCGCGGCCGTGGCGGCGGTGCGCGCGGCGCGCGGGCCGGCGGCGCCGGGCTGGGCGGTGGAGCGGCGGCCGCTGGTCCAGCGGGTGGTGGCGAGCGGGCGGGTGATGGCGCCGGCCCGCATCCAGGTCGGCGCGGTCGCGACCGGCAAGGTGGCCGCGGTCCGGGTGGACGAGGGCGACGCGGTCCGCGCGGGCGACCTGCTGGTGCAGCTCGACGACGCGGAGGCGCGCGCCGCGCTGTCGCAGGCGCGCGCGCAGGTGCTCCAGGCGGCGGCGCGGCTGGAGCAGTCGCGCGGCCCGGCGGCGCGCGGGGCGAGCGAGGCGCTGCGCCAGGCCGAGCTGCGGGTCGAGCTGGCGGAGCGCGCGCGGGAGCGGGCGCGGAGCCTGTCCGACGCGGGGAGCGCCAGCGTCGCCCAGCTGGACGACGCGGAGCAGGCGCTCGCGCTGGCCCGGAGCGCGCGGGAGAGCGCGCTCGCCCAGGCCGCGGCGGCCGGAGGCGGCGGCCCGGACCAGCGCCTGGCCGAGGCGGCGCTCGCGGCGGCCCGCGGCGCCGAGGAGGTGGCGCGCGCGCGGCTGGAGGACCGCCAGCTCCGCGCGCCGGCCGCCGCGACGGTGATCCTCCGCGACGTGGAGCCCGGCGACACGGTGACCGCCGGCGCGCGGCTGCTGGTGCTGGCCCGCACCGGCGAGACGCGGCTCTCGGTGGAGCCGGACGAGAAGAACCTGGCGCTGCTGCGCCAGGGCCAGCCGGCGCGCGCGGTGGCGGACGCGTTCCCGGACGCGCCGTTCGACGCGGCGGTGTCCTTCCTCGCGCCGTCGGTGGATCCCGCCCGCGGCACGGTCGAGGTGCGCCTCGCGGTCCCCGCGCCGCCGCCGTTCCTGCGCCCGGACATGACCGTCTCGGTGAACGTGGAGGTCGGGCGCAAGGCGGACGCGCTCGTGCTCCCCGCCGACGCGGTCCGCGACGCGGGCGGCTCGCCGTGGGTGCTGGCGGTCCGCGGCGGCCGGGCGGAGCGGCGCGCGGTGCGCCTCGGGCTCCGGGGCGACGCGCTGGTGGAGATCGCGGGTGGCCTCGCGGCGGGCGACGAGGTGCTGGCGCCCTCCGCCGCGGTGGCGGAGGGGAGCCGCGTGCGGGTGCGCCGCCTGCCCGGGCCGGAGCTGGGCCGTGCCCTTTGA
- a CDS encoding peptide chain release factor family protein: MTVPEALRAEARRALALPDEALLAECDESFFVGGGPGGQHRNKTESGVRLVHRPTAITVTATERRSQLQNRGAALERLRARLQPLAHRPKPRRPTRPTRGAKERRLTEKKRRGERKASRRGWE; the protein is encoded by the coding sequence ATGACGGTCCCCGAGGCGCTGCGGGCCGAGGCCCGCCGGGCGCTCGCCCTGCCCGACGAGGCGCTGCTCGCCGAGTGCGACGAGAGCTTCTTCGTGGGCGGCGGGCCCGGCGGCCAGCACCGCAACAAGACCGAGAGCGGCGTGCGGCTGGTGCACCGGCCCACCGCGATCACGGTGACCGCCACCGAGCGGCGCAGCCAGCTGCAGAACCGCGGCGCGGCGCTGGAGCGGCTGCGCGCGCGCCTCCAGCCGCTCGCGCACCGGCCCAAGCCGCGGCGGCCCACCAGACCGACGCGCGGCGCGAAGGAGCGGCGGCTCACCGAGAAGAAGCGCCGCGGCGAGCGGAAGGCCTCGCGGCGCGGGTGGGAGTGA